In Drosophila teissieri strain GT53w chromosome 2R, Prin_Dtei_1.1, whole genome shotgun sequence, the following proteins share a genomic window:
- the LOC122615279 gene encoding potassium voltage-gated channel unc-103 produces the protein MSHKSCVELSEIRKLDKIVQQCELYMSNNNLNDTAAKKPPLKEFKRNCPAKSNKFVERELFSLMCNLNKIEKKQVFVSDILINASMFDDKKESLTRFPKNVSDHNTLVYHKFLRTRPTNDDEALKLKAGAKSKERPFPKTTADCFFSPLLFKINNKRECLKKVKPIKGENPVETNSIPIEPKPSQHKKQKTFKKCVKCDKKKLYIKNYQVSARRDCDLHCSYDPLRKNNADLFQTHKGTSYECMFKNLKYGQAEKATDNVLGSSYDDMLDKEALLGSKSEPKGGQDPNDMITSLGGNILLDQKLQNNYYHKWTLLHYSPFKAVWDWIILILVMYTAIFTPYVAAFLLGEQDYQRRNNKYINSDPIVIIDLIVDVTFIVDIIINFRTTFVNSQDEVVSHPGRIAVHYLSGWFLIDLVAAVPFDLLLVGSDTDETTTLIGLLKTARLLRLVRVARKIDRYSEYGAAVLILLMATFILIAHWLACIWYAIGNAEKSIASKNIGWLNSLAYDIQEPYFDNRTGGPSIKSRYITALYFTFTSLTSVGFGNVAPNTDAEKAFTICVMLVGSLMYASIFGNVSAIIQRLYSGTARYHTQMLRVREFIRFHQIPNPLRQRLEEYFQHAWTYTNGIDMNSLLKGFPECLQADICLHLNRKLLTTCAAFSEASPGCLRAFSLKFKTTHAPPGDILVHRGDVLTSLFFIARGSIEIQRAGNIVVLGKNDIFGENPCIYPTVGKSNGVVRALTYCDIHKLHRDDLLDVLDSYPEFLESFVNNLVITYNMRDDEHSGVDIKHRYLRAKSSDKMRSSPDIPSIRIVGLRYKKQNVNTSVHKVKNDNSRDLNIFIENEIANYHLDLFDNNN, from the exons ATGTCCCACAAATCTTGCGTGGAGCTGAGCGAAATTCGAAAATTGGATAAAATAGTGCAGCAATGCGAGCTGTACATgtccaacaacaatttaaaCGATACAGCCGCTAAGAAACCGCCTTTAAAGGAATTCAAACGAAATTGCCCTGCCAAATCGAACAAATTTGTGGAGAGGGAACTCTTCTCGCTCATGTGCAACCTGAACAAGATTGAAAAGAAGCAGGTTTTCGTTTCAGATATCCTGATTAACGCCAGCATGTTCGACGACAAAAAGGAGAGTTTGACCAGGTTTCCGAAGAACGTGTCCGACCACAACACTCTGGTGTACCACAAATTCCTGAGGACTCGACCCACTAACGATGATGAAGCACTAAAACTGAAGGCTGGCGCGAAATCGAAGGAAAGACCGTTCCCGAAAACCACTGCAGATTGCTTTTTTTCGCCTCTACTGTTCAAGATCAACAACAAAAGGGAGTGCTTGAAGAAAGTAAAGCCTATCAAGGGGGAAAATCCAGTCGAAACTAATAGTATCCCAATCGAACCCAAGCCAAGTCAGCACAAGAAGCAGAAAACTTTCAAAAAATGCGTCAAGTGCGACAAAAAGAAGCTGTATATCAAGAACTATCAGGTGTCCGCCAGGCGGGACTGCGATCTCCACTGCTCGTATGATCCATTGCGCAAAAACAACGCCGACCTCTTCCAGACCCACAAAGGCACTTCCTACGAGTGCATGTTCAAGAACCTGAAATACGGTCAGGCCGAAAAGGCGACCGACAACGTGCTGGGTAGCTCATATGACGACATGCTGGACAAGGAGGCTCTGCTCGGATCGAAGAGCGAGCCCAAGGGGGGGCAGGATCCCAACGACATG ATTACCTCCCTGGGGGGAAACATACTGCTGGACCAGAAGCTGCAGAACAACTACTACCACAAGTGGACTCTCCTGCATTACTCGCCCTTCAAGGCTGTGTGGGACTGGATAATACTGATCCTGGTGATGTACACGGCCATTTTCACGCCGTACGTGGCTGCCTTTTTGCTGGGCGAACAGGATTACCAGAGGCGGAACAACAAGTACATCAACTCAGACCCAATTGTCATCATTGATTTGATTG TGGATGTTACCTTCATTGTGGACATTATAATAAACTTTCGAACGACCTTTGTCAACTCGCAGGACGAAGTG GTATCCCATCCTGGGCGCATAGCCGTTCACTACTTGAGCGGCTGGTTCCTAATCGATCTGGTGGCCGCTGTCCCATTCGATTTGCTGCTGGTGGGCAGTGACACCGACGAG ACAACTACCTTAATAGGACTTTTAAAAACAGCTCGACTCTTAAGACTCGTTCGCGTGGCCCGAAAAATAGATCGTTATTCGGAATACGGAGCTGCAGTTCTTATTTTGTTGATGGCGacctttattttaattgcccaTTGGTTGGCATGCATTTG GTATGCGATtggaaatgcggaaaagtCTATCGCTTCCAAGAACATCGGTTGGCTCAATTCGTTGGCCTACGATATTCAAGAACCCTATTTCGACAACCGAACTGGTGGTCCCTCTATAAAG TCGCGCTATATCACAGCTTTGTATTTCACGTTCACCTCGCTCACTTCCGTGGGATTTGGCAATGTGGCACCGAATACTGATGCTGAAAAGGCATTCACTATTTGCGTGATGCTCGTTGGAT CTCTTATGTATGCAAGTATTTTTGGAAACGTATCTGCCATTATTCAAAGGCTATACTCTGGAACCGCCAGATATCACACCCAAATGCTGCGCGTTAGGGAGTTTATTCGCTTCCACCAG ATACCCAACCCGCTCAGGCAGCGACTGGAGGAGTACTTTCAGCACGCGTGGACCT ATACGAATGGAATCGACATGAACTCGCTGCTCAAGGGATTCCCCGAGTGCCTGCAAGCCGACATTTGCCTGCACCTGAACCGAAAGTTGCTGACGACATGCGCGGCTTTCTCGGAGGCAAGTCCTGGTTGCCTACG AGCGTTCTCTCTCAAGTTTAAAACCACTCATGCCCCGCCTGGTGATATTCTAGTCCACCGGGGAGATGTGCTCACCTCCTTGTTTTTCATAGCCAGGGGATCCATAGAAATCCAGAGAGCGGGCAATATTGTCGTACTAG GTAAAAACGATATATTCGGCGAAAATCCGTGTATATATCCAACGGTCGGGAAGTCGAACGGTGTGGTGAGAGCACTGACATATTGTGATATCCATAAACTGCACAGGGACGACTTGCTGGACGTACTGGACTCTTATCCGGAATTCCTGGAGAGCTTCGTCAACAACTTGGTAATAACCTACAACATGAGAGAT GACGAACATTCTGGCGTCGATATCAAGCACCGCTACCTGAGAGCAAAGTCCTCCGACAAAATGAGGAGCTCTCCCGACATACCCTCCATAAGAAT AGTTGGGCTGCGTTATAAGAAGCAAAATGTTAACACATCTGTGCATAAAGTTAAGAATGATAACTCCCGAGACCTAAATATCTTTATAGAAAACGAAATCGCAAACTATCACCTTGATTTGTTCGATAATAATAATTAG
- the LOC122612532 gene encoding cofilin/actin-depolymerizing factor homolog encodes MASGVTVSDVCKTTYEEIKKDKKHRYVIFYIRDEKQIDVETVADRNAEYDQFLEDIQKCGPGECRYGLFDFEYMHQCQGTSESSKKQKLFLMSWCPDTAKVKKKMLYSSSFDALKKSLVGVQKYIQATDLSEASREAVEEKLRATDRQ; translated from the exons ATG gcTTCTGGTGTAACTGTGTCTGATGTCTGCAAGACTACATACGAGGAAATAAAGAAGGACAAAAAACATCGCTATGTGATTTTCTACATTCGCGATGAGAAGCAGATTGATGTGGAGACTGTGGCAGATCGCAACGCCGAGTACGACCAGTTTCTAGAAGATATCCAGAAATGCGGACCTGGAGAGTGCCG GTACGGACTGTTCGACTTTGAGTACATGCACCAGTGTCAAGGCACCTCTGAGAGTTCAAAGAAGCAAAAGCTGTTCCTTATGTCGTGGTGTCCCGATACTGCCAAG GTCAAGAAGAAGATGTTGTACTCCAGCTCCTTCGATGCTCTCAAGAAGTCGCTCGTGGGCGTGCAAAAGTACATACAAGCCACTGATCTTTCCGAAGCCTCCCGGGAAGCCGTCGAGGAGAAACTCCGGGCCACCGACCGCCAATAA
- the LOC122612531 gene encoding integrator complex subunit 1 — translation MDRGKGSGSNRSQKKVPLGGELFALGKSVRDDSKSKILPIKGMSSSDRKREASSALASSSKRFRGNLKDAGAPDISTGSSQCETWEQFAVDCDLETVVGTIYAALEQNDSETVGRLVCGVIKQTSTSSSRSKVDNIAMLALIYVAKLQPSIFCTDIVACALISFLRREANVKMRYNTNLHILFANLLTRGFMEISQWPEVLLRIYIDDAVNERYWADNELCAPLVKNICAAFKTRTPHISLLRWDVSTALPSGQAHRDSMTVDDDSGDNSTQSLDASPLNTESEPVSDAMCTTKSRFSDAVVQKHVSDAIRDQLNKRQQQDNYTRNFLKFLCTTSGIAEVRCLSISRLELWIHNGKLVKFAQQLLSYICFNIKGRNTQDNEVLLVLVKMRLKTKPLINHYMSCLKEMIFLQPEILSTVMKLVVQNELSNTRNPNNMGMLATMFQTSADQSAANLAEIYQEFLLQRDDCLRTLRVFLRELVRMLRFDVNLVKFCKTFLSEREDLTPQIEMFEFKERIFNSMVDIVCLCMFLSATPQAREASLSLKTNRDTKNNHALLKLYNQMSQIQLDTVSWMYETVPTVFKIPAAEYHQALHKLLLLDSPEQYSRCDQWPSEPERGAILRIISETPIHEETLLRIILIGITKDIPFSIANTFDVLLLVIKRVSGMKATNIPAVQANKFDIIDFLFSMSEYHHPENIRLPSDYEPPKLAIIAFYWKAWLILLMISAHNPSSFGAFCWDHYPTMKMMMEICITNQFNNSAATKDELQIITMERDHILQFETYLAAQTSPHAVITEETAILITQLMLMDPMGTPRKVPSMVLDQLKFLNQTYKLGHLFCRCRKPDLLLDIIQRQGTTQSMPWLSDLVQNSEGDFSHLPVQCLCEFLLFNAHIINEENSRDAELVNFLRNLIFDGNLSHQIVCELLDYIFRRLSSTVKQSRVAALSGLKIIFRHSGDFENEWLLKSLQQIPHFFEVKPFIIPQLRAACQVENCPELIMAYIQFITAHTLNDPVNEMLDHVIDMAQLIVERSTMFQHIIISQEDYDYVPDENRIQTLKCLFVMFNNYIIKLREYHEPYEWTEYPDLLMVQFDDGVQLPLHINIIHAFIILLTYSNSNMPESIPILDYWFPPGRPAPVAFLPSMPQEQVQLLPDWLKLKMIRSSVDRLIEAALNDLTPDQIVLFVQNFGTPVNSMSKLLAMLDTAVLEQFDLVKNAILNKAYLAQLIEIQQARGAKNGHYTVQALDLHSHSQTVPDLPKISVVIQETVEIGDYDSSDSDSSPTNFLATKEVAQTILTQPDQLTESRSDCRSLIQKLLDMLANPHSNRADVVTAITEVLAVGCNVTMSRHACTFLRTFFSCMLHSDKYHILENALQKNFSVFKHSFADSSLLQKSELYHESLVFMLRNSREIYVQQFKANTALVARKRIVRGIVQSFDQTKDCKTVAKSKSDQLFHNGLFIDWLSEMDPEIVSTQLMKERFLFSKSCSEFRFYLLSLINHQTNWDTIERIAEYLFKNFHEDYDYATVLNYFEALTTNPKLWKGREKYMSKNVRPDAFFMLRTSELEPFSHFILHEGLSEVKLDSKNYDFKLCSRMNLLFKLTEKRRDLMVKVMEHVENSSVSDYLKLQVLQQMYIMYPRIKFLKPSKTGEQAYKLQNLKGCQADKVSNNLITCLGSLVGKKDFETLSTETELLLRKLAASHPLLFLRQLGVLSSIMQGRAQLSMKALREEHHFHRFVQILRTLELLQPTIFEEAYKNEIQNTLSCYFNFFKHHSNVKEACQMLNKFVQMLQAYINYNPSSALLFIEQYVGILKELAAKYTSLGKLQVLVQAVALLQHKSHSATELDDEEVKYEYDLDEHFDVKPTVSKPVVVEEPIEVIPQTPIDASSSRGPLSVLTLGSYSRSNYTDISPHFLDLVKIIKQANTEDVVLGPMQELECLTSKRFVFINELFERLLNLIFSPSAQIRSIAFIILIRHLKHNPGNSDINLCTLNAYIQCLRDENSSVAATAIDNLPEMSVLLQEHAIDILSVAFSLGLKSCLNTGHQIRKVLQTLVIQHGY, via the exons ATGGATCGCGGGAAAGGAAGCGGATCCAACCGATCGCAGAAGAAGGTTCCGCTGGGCGGAGAACTCTTTGCGCTTGGTAAGAGCGTACGCGATGACTCCAAGTCAAAGATCCTGCCCATTAAGGGCATGTCCTCGTCGGACCGCAAGCGGGAAGCCTCCTCCGCACTCGCCAGCTCGAGCAAGCGGTTCCGGGGTAACCTCAAGGATGCGGGCGCCCCAGACATCTCCACTGGCAGCAGTCAATGCGAGACCTGGGAGCAGTTCGCCGTCGATTGCGATCTGGAGACCGTGGTTGGGACCATATACGCGGCCTTGGAGCAAAATGACAGCGAGACTGTGGGCCGCCTCGTTTGCGGCGTCATAAAGCAGACATCGACGAGCTCCTCGCGCTCCAAGGTGGACAACATTGCAATGCTGGCCCTTATCTACGTGGCCAAGCTGCAGCCTAGTATATTCTGCACGGACATAGTGGCCTGCGCGCTGATATCCTTCCTGCGGCGGGAGGCCAACGTGAAAATGCGGTACAACACCAACCTGCACATCCTATTTGCCAATCTGCTGACCCGTGGCTTTATGGAGATTTCCCAGTGGCCGGAGGTACTGCTCCGCATCTACATTGACGATGCGGTTAATGAGCGCTACTGGGCGGACAATGAACTATGTGCTCCGCTAGTGAAGAACATATGCGCTGCTTTTAAAACCCGCACTCCACACATTAGTCTTCTCCGCTGGGATGTGAGCACGGCCCTGCCTTCTGGGCAAGCACACAGGGACAGCATGACCGTGGATGACGATTCTGGTGACAATTCCACACAGAGCTTGGATGCAAGCCCCTTAAATACCGAATCGGAACCAGTTTCCGACGCCATGTGCACTACTAAATCCAGATTTAGCGATGCTGTGGTGCAGAAGCATGTCAGCGACGCCATTCGCGATCAGCTCAACAAGCGACAGCAGCAGGATAACTACACCAGGAACTTCCTAAAGTTCCTGTGCACCACTTCCGGGATTGCAGAGGTACGATGTCTGAGCATTTCCCGCTTGGAGTTGTGGATCCACAACGGGAAACTGGTCAAGTTCGCCCAGCAACTGCTCTCGTACATCTGCTTTAACATCAAGGGACGCAACACGCAGGACAACGAAGTGCTTTTGGTCCTGGTGAAGATGCGGCTCAAAACCAAGCCCCTAATAAACCACTACATGTCCTGCTTGAAGGAGATGATATTTCTGCAGCCGGAAATCTTGAGTACAGTAATGAAACTGGTCGTGCAAAATGAGCTATCAAACACCAGGAATCCAAACAATATGGGGATGCTGG CCACAATGTTTCAAACATCTGCTGATCAGTCAGCTGCAAATCTGGCTGAGATCTACCAGGAATTTTTACTTCAGCGGGATGATTGCCTGCGCACCCTGCGCGTTTTCTTAAGGGAGCTGGTGCGGATGCTGCGCTTCGATGTGAACCTGGTCAAGTTTTGCAAGACCTTTCTGAGTGAGCGAGAAGATCTGACACCGCAAATCGAAATGTTTGAGTTTAAGGAGCGAATCTTTAACTCCATGGTGGACATTGTGTGTCTCTGCATGTTTCTGTCGGCCACGCCACAAGCCAGGGAAGCCAGTCTGTCCCTCAAAACAAATCGGGACACCAAAAACAACCATGCTCTGCTCAAGCTGTACAATCAGATGTCGCAGATTCAACTGGACACAGTTTCGTGGATGTACGAAACCGTGCCCACGGTCTTCAAGATTCCGGCAGCGGAATATCACCAGGCGCTGCACAAGCTGCTACTGCTGGACAGTCCGGAGCAGTATTCGCGCTGCGATCAGTGGCCTTCAGAGCCAGAGCGAGGCGCTATCCTGAGGATTATCTCTGAGACGCCGATTCACGAGGAGACGCTGCTGCGAATCATATTGATTGGCATCACCAAGGATATTCCCTTCTCTATCGCAAACACCTTTGATGTTCTGCTGCTAGTCATAAAGCGAGTTTCCGGAATGAAGGCCACCAATATTCCCGCTGTGCAGGCCAACAAATTCGACATCATCGACTTCCTGTTCAGCATGTCGGAATACCATCATCCGGAGAACATTCGGTTGCCTTCCGATTACGAGCCACCAAAGCTGGccataattgcattttactGGAAGGCGTGGCTTATTTTGCTCATGATATCCGCACACAATCCCTCCTCGTTTGGAGCCTTTTGCTGGGATCACTATCCCacgatgaagatgatgatggaAATTTGTATAACGAATCAGTTTAACAACTCAGCGGCCACCAAGGATGAGCTGCAG ATCATAACCATGGAAAGGGATCACATTCTGCAGTTCGAGACGTACTTGGCTGCCCAAACATCACCGCATGCCGTTATCACCGAGGAAACTGCGATTCTGATCACTCAGCTCATGCTGATGGATCCGATGGGCACTCCGCGCAAAGTGCCGTCCATGGTGTTGGATCAGCTAAAGTTCCTTAATCAGACCTACAAGCTGGGCCACTTGTTCTGTCGCTGCCGCAAGCCGGACTTGCTGCTGGACATAATTCAGCGGCAGGGCACCACGCAATCCATGCCCTGGCTTTCTGACTTGGTGCAGAACAGCGAGGGCGATTTCAGCCATCTTCCAGTGCAATGCCTGTGCGAGTTTCTGCTCTTCAATGCGCACATCATCAACGAGGAGAATAGCCGCGATGCCGAATTGGTCAATTTCCTGCGAAACTTGATATTTGACGGGAATCTCAGCCACCAAATCGTTTGCGAGCTGTTGGACTACATATTTAGACGCTTGTCGTCCACCGTTAAACAATCTCGAGTCGCTGCTCTTTCGGGTCTAAAGATAATCTTCAGGCACTCCGGTGACTTTGAAAACGAATGGCTCTTGAAGTCACTCCAGCAAATTCCCCACTTCTTCGAGGTCAAACCCTTCATCATTCCCCAACTGCGGGCTGCCTGCCAGGTGGAGAATTGCCCGGAACTGATTATGGCCTACATTCAGTTCATTACTGCACACACGCTTAACGATCCGGTGAACGAAATGCTGGATCATGTCATCGATATGGCGCAGCTGATTGTAGAGCGCAGCACAATGTTTCAGCACATTATAATTTCCCAGGAGGACTACGATTATGTGCCCGACGAGAACCGCATTCAGACACTGAAATGCCTCTTTGTCATGTTCAACAACTATATAATTAAGCTGAGGGAGTACCACGAACCGTACGAGTGGACCGAGTATCCGGACCTGCTGATGGTTCAGTTTGATGATGGAGTACAGCTGCCGCTCCACATTAACATCATCCACGCCTTTATTATCCTGCTCACATATTCCAACAGCAACATGCCCGAATCGATACCCATTTTGGACTATTGGTTTCCGCCCGGACGACCAGCGCCTGTGGCCTTTCTGCCCAGCATGCCGCAGGAGCAGGTCCAACTGCTGCCCGACTGGCTGAAGCTGAAGATGATACGCTCATCGGTGGACAGATTAATTGAGGCTGCTCTCAACGACTTAACGCCTGATCAGATTGTGCTCTTTGTGCAAAACTTTGGTACGCCGGTCAACTCGATGTCCAAGCTGCTGGCAATGCTGGACACCGCTGTGCTGGAGCAGTTTGATCTGGTGAAGAATGCCATACTGAACAAGGCCTATCTGGCTCAGCTAATTGAGATTCAGCAGGCGCGGGGTGCAAAGAATGGGCACTACACCGTGCAGGCACTTGATCTGCATTCCCACTCGCAGACAGTGCCAGATCTGCCCAAGATCAGTGTGGTCATTCAGGAGACCGTGGAAATCGGTGATTACGATTCCTCAGATTCGGATAGCAGTCCCACTAACTTCCTGGCCACCAAGGAGGTGGCCCAAACAATTCTCACGCAGCCCGACCAATTGACTGAGTCGAGAAGTGACTGCCGATCCTTGATTCAAAAACTGTTGGACATGCTAGCAAACCCGCACAGCAATAGAGCGGATGTGGTTACCGCCATAACAGAGGTGCTAGCCGTGGGCTGCAATGTCACAATGAGCCGGCACGCCTGCACATTTTTAAGGACCTTCTTCAGCTGCATGCTACACAGCGACAAATACCATATATTAGAGAACGCTCTGCAAAAGAACTTTAGTGTGTTCAAGCACTCATTCGCCGACTCCAGTCTGCTGCAGAAATCCGAACTCTATCATGAGAGCTTGGTGTTCATGCTGAGGAACTCGCGCGAGATTTATGTGCAGCAGTTCAAGGCGAATACCGCCTTAGTGGCAAGAAAGCGGATCGTCAGGGGGATCGTCCAAAGCTTCGATCAGACCAAGGACTGCAAGACTGTGGCTAAGTCTAAGAGCGACCAGCTCTTCCACAACGGGCTCTTCATCGACTGGCTGTCCGAAATGGATCCCGAGATTGTTTCTACACAGCTGATGAAGGAGCGCTTTCTGTTCTCAAAGTCCTGCAGCGAGTTTAGGTTCTATCTGCTGTCCCTGATCAACCACCAAACCAACTGGGACACGATCGAAAGGATTGCCGAGTACTTGTTCAAGAATTTCCATGAAGATTACGACTACGCCACCGTCCTCAACTATTTCGAGGCACTGACCACCAATCCGAAGCTGTGGAAGGGCCGCGAGAAGTACATGTCAAAGAACGTACGGCCGGATGCCTTCTTTATGCTGAGAACCTCTGAACTCGAGCCGTTTTCCCACTTTATCCTGCACGAAGGTCTATCTGAGGTCAAGCTGGACAGCAAAAACTATGATTTTAAACTCTGCTCGCGAATGAATCTACTGTTTAAGCTTACGGAGAAGCGACGAGACCTCATGGTCAAGGTGATGGAGCACGTGGAGAACAGTTCGGTGTCCGACTACTTGAAACTGCAGGTCCTCCAGCAGATGTACATCATGTATCCGCGCATCAAGTTCCTGAAGCCGAGCAAAACCGGCGAGCAGGCGTACAAATTGCAGAATCTGAAGGGCTGTCAGGCCGACAAGGTGTCCAACAATCTAATCACCTGCTTGGGTAGCCTGGTTGGTAAAAAGGACTTTGAAACCCTGTCAACGGAAACCGAGCTGCTCCTCCGCAAGCTGGCTGCCTCCCACCCGCTGCTATTCCTTCGCCAGCTGGGCGTGCTGTCGTCCATTATGCAGGGTCGGGCCCAGCTCAGCATGAAGGCCCTGCGCGAGGAGCACCACTTCCACCGATTCGTACAGATCCTGAGGACTCTGGAGCTGCTGCAACCAACCATCTTCGAGGAGGCGTACAAGAACGAAATCCAAAACACGTTGTCGTGCTACTTCAATTTCTTTAAGCACCACAGCAACGTTAAGGAGGCCTGCCAAATGCTGAATAAGTTTGTGCAGATGCTCCAGGCCTACATCAACTATAATCCCTCAAGTGCTCTGCTCTTCATCGAACAGTACGTGGGCATCCTAAAAGAACTGGCTGCAAAATACACCTCACTGGGCAAACTCCAGGTTTTAGTCCAGGCCGTTGCCCTGCTGCAGCACAAGTCGCACTCGGCCACGGAGTTGGACGACGAGGAGGTTAAGTACGAGTACGATCTGGATGAGCATTTCGATGTAAAGCCAACAGTCAGCAAGCCCGTGGTAGTTGAGGAACCAATAGAAGTGATTCCGCAAACACCCATCGATGCGAGCAGTAGTAGGGGTCCTTTATCGGTTCTTACCCTGGGCTCGTACAGTCGATCGAACTACACGGACATATCGCCGCACTTCCTCGATCTGGTCAAGATCATTAAGCAGGCCAACACGGAGGATGTGGTCTTGGGTCCAATGCAGGAGCTGGAGTGCCTAACTTCCAAGAGATTTGTATTCATCAACGAGCTGTTCGAACGACTGCTCAACCTTATTTTCTCACCGAGTGCTCAGATTCGATCCATCGCCTTCATCATTCTGATCAGACATCTCAAGCACAATCCCGGCAACTCGGACATCAACCTGTGCACCCTGAACGCCTACATTCAGTGCCTGCGGGACGAGAACTCCTCGGTGGCAGCGACGGCCATCGACAATCTGCCGGAGATGTCGGTGCTGCTGCAGGAACACGCAATCGACATCCTATCGGTGGCCTTCTCGCTGGGCTTGAAGTCGTGTCTGAACACTGGCCACCAGATTCGCAAGGTTCTCCAGACTCTAGTTATTCAGCATGGCTATTAA
- the LOC122614010 gene encoding gamma-soluble NSF attachment protein, with the protein MSGIAAKKIAEAEDLVKQAEKSLKLSMLKWVPDYDSAADEYSKAATAYRIAKSYDKSKECFLKAIDAYKNNKSWFHAAKAYEQIILLSKDADKLHEVEEYANKSASLYQQHGSPEAAASALDKAAKLTESKHPDMALRFYQHALEVIMIEDSVRQAAEYASKVSRILVKLRRYDEATNALKKEISLNQQTESYGQIGRLVVALVMVQLARGDSVEAEKTFREWGNCCEPEEVSTLQTLLQAFDDEDPELAARMLASPFIRHMDVEYAILSKNIPLPQGIQLEKKAGENAVETNDAEDEGGLC; encoded by the exons atgtCGGGAATCGCTGCAAAAAAGATTGCCGAAGCGGAGGACCTGGTGAAGCAGGCCGAGAAGAG TTTGAAGTTGTCTATGCTGAAATGGGTTCCTGATTACGATAGCGCTGCGGATGAATATTCCAAAGCTG cCACTGCATATCGAATAGCTAAAAGTTATGATAAGAGCAAGGAGTGTTTTCTGAAGGCCATCGACGCCTATAAAAACAACAAGTCCTGGTTCCATGCTGCAAAGGCATACGAGCAG ATTATTTTGCTGTCTAAGGATGCTGATAAACTACACGAAGTTGAGGAATACGCCAACAAATCTGCAAGTTTGTATCAACAGCATGGTTCCCCAGAGGCAGCTGCATCCGCCTTGGATAAAGCTGCTAAGTTAACTGAATCCAAGCATCCTGACATGGCCTTGCGGTTCTATCAGCATGCTCTAGAAGTTATAATG ATTGAGGATTCCGTCCGTCAAGCAGCTGAGTATGCATCAAAAGTATCCAGGATACTGGTCAAACTTAGgag GTACGACGAAGCCACAAATGCGCTTAAAAAGGAGATCAGCTTGAATCAGCAAACGGAATCATACGGACAAATTGGACGCCTAGTTGTGGCCTTGGTGATGGTCCAATTGGCTCGCGGGGACTCTGTGGAAGCCGAAAAGACCTTCAGGGAGTGGGGAAACTGCTGCGAGCCGGAAGAAGTGTCCACACTGCAAACCCTCTTGCAAGCCTTCGATGACGAGGATCCCGAGTTAGCTGCCAGGATGCTGGCATCACCATTTATTCGACACATGGATGTTGAGTACGCTATTCTATCCAAAAACATTCCACTACCTCAGGGTATACAGCTGGAGAAGAAGGCTGGCGAAAATGCTGTT gAAACCAACGACGCCGAAGACGAAGGTGGCTTGTGCTAA